A genome region from Leptonema illini DSM 21528 includes the following:
- a CDS encoding RMD1 family protein has translation MSGFPLEDLSSFRARAIYIAERIETRSLETASVLGITPLTFTAGESGCAVVFRYGVVVLFNLSALEEVSFLRQLEGLLSQRFEHADAEELEIRVQADGREGMKGSRCYLKEVDLERIQVIAEILARNAVLTHYEPRVAEAFDSIEPLAVEIKGRGRYHKRAKELLSHIGESLLIEQKMVGRVEVGEKPEVLWDSPALEGLYGRLEDEYELRERQIALERKLALISRTAETVLDLLQTWRALRVEWYIVILIVFEIILTLYEMFVKGH, from the coding sequence ATGTCCGGATTTCCTCTGGAAGATCTGAGTTCCTTTCGCGCCCGCGCCATCTATATAGCCGAGCGCATCGAAACACGCTCGCTTGAAACGGCGTCGGTTCTGGGTATCACGCCTCTGACCTTTACGGCCGGCGAATCGGGCTGCGCCGTCGTCTTCCGTTACGGTGTCGTCGTGCTGTTTAACCTCTCTGCTCTGGAAGAGGTGTCGTTTCTGCGACAGCTTGAGGGCCTTCTCTCCCAGCGCTTTGAACACGCGGACGCCGAAGAGCTTGAGATTCGCGTTCAGGCCGACGGTCGTGAAGGCATGAAGGGCAGTCGTTGTTACCTGAAAGAAGTCGATCTGGAACGTATCCAGGTCATCGCCGAGATCCTGGCAAGAAACGCCGTCCTGACGCATTATGAACCGCGCGTCGCCGAGGCCTTCGATTCCATCGAACCTCTCGCCGTCGAGATTAAAGGACGCGGGCGCTATCATAAACGAGCGAAGGAACTGCTGAGTCACATCGGCGAGTCTCTACTTATCGAACAGAAGATGGTGGGCCGCGTCGAGGTCGGCGAGAAACCCGAGGTGCTCTGGGATTCGCCGGCCCTCGAAGGGTTATACGGGCGCCTGGAAGACGAGTATGAGCTGCGCGAAAGACAGATCGCTCTCGAACGCAAGCTTGCCCTTATCTCGCGCACGGCCGAAACCGTGCTTGATCTGCTTCAGACCTGGAGAGCTCTGCGCGTCGAGTGGTACATCGTCATCCTGATCGTTTTCGAGATTATACTGACGCTGTATGAGATGTTCGTGAAAGGCCATTGA
- a CDS encoding MarR family winged helix-turn-helix transcriptional regulator, with product MIELKDFPDRQTIESFRKRFKEMDQSALEAWLALLQISAGLEEDLNRFLLERELQQSRFFILILLMRHPAGMTLSQLARGIGVSNPTMTGLVSRMERDGYVHRRDSPHSRREALVSITQEGNLLMEKTLPAHYKRISAIFSEMSKAERTQLQGLLKKIAVA from the coding sequence ATGATCGAGTTAAAGGACTTCCCGGATCGGCAGACCATTGAGAGCTTTCGAAAGAGATTCAAAGAGATGGATCAGAGCGCCCTTGAGGCCTGGCTTGCTCTTTTGCAGATCTCGGCCGGCCTCGAAGAGGACCTCAATCGCTTTCTGCTTGAACGAGAGTTGCAGCAGAGTCGTTTCTTTATTCTGATCCTGCTCATGCGCCATCCGGCGGGCATGACGCTTTCTCAGTTGGCCAGAGGCATCGGGGTCTCGAATCCTACGATGACGGGCCTGGTCTCAAGAATGGAGCGCGACGGATATGTGCATCGAAGGGATTCGCCGCATTCACGAAGGGAGGCGCTTGTTTCGATCACGCAAGAAGGCAATCTGCTTATGGAGAAAACCCTTCCCGCACACTATAAAAGGATCAGCGCGATATTCTCTGAGATGAGCAAAGCCGAACGCACACAACTGCAGGGCCTCTTAAAGAAGATCGCCGTCGCTTGA
- a CDS encoding patatin-like phospholipase family protein: MSREVAFRKKPRRALILSGGGARGAYQAGVLKYLKEIEWEPDLVCGTSVGAINATAIGCGLDIYEIINLWKSIERGRVYNVSFWKQLQYYFTRRGFVPLMETEPLQQLILERMDLRRLRRAEKEIVITAVNILKSRLKFFNNAVIDIEHVMASSAIPVLFPWQYIDGEPYWDGGVMANTPILPALERGVKEIIVVLLSPVGGARLDLPSTRRQAIERVFEQSLIGSYQAFMAHLSWEQKLKGETGFFERLARRTLTMGDVRIATIAPDRMLGFQSLLNFSARQVDVLLRAGYNDARTQLSLFFNRTDA; the protein is encoded by the coding sequence ATGTCGAGAGAAGTTGCCTTTCGCAAAAAGCCGCGCCGTGCCCTTATCCTATCCGGAGGCGGGGCGCGCGGAGCCTACCAGGCCGGCGTCCTGAAATACCTTAAAGAGATCGAATGGGAGCCCGACCTTGTCTGCGGCACCTCGGTCGGCGCCATCAACGCTACGGCCATCGGCTGCGGCCTTGATATCTATGAGATCATCAATCTCTGGAAGTCCATCGAGCGGGGACGCGTTTACAACGTCTCTTTCTGGAAGCAGTTGCAGTATTATTTTACCCGCCGCGGCTTTGTGCCGCTTATGGAAACGGAGCCGTTACAGCAGCTCATCCTCGAACGCATGGATCTCCGGCGGCTGCGCAGGGCAGAGAAGGAGATCGTCATTACGGCCGTCAACATCCTCAAAAGCCGGCTGAAGTTCTTCAACAACGCCGTTATCGACATCGAGCATGTGATGGCATCAAGCGCCATTCCGGTGCTCTTCCCGTGGCAGTATATCGACGGCGAGCCGTACTGGGATGGAGGCGTCATGGCGAACACGCCCATCCTGCCCGCCCTTGAGCGCGGCGTGAAGGAGATCATCGTCGTCCTGCTCTCGCCCGTCGGCGGCGCTCGCCTCGACCTTCCGTCAACAAGGCGCCAGGCCATCGAGCGCGTCTTCGAGCAATCGCTGATCGGTTCGTATCAGGCCTTTATGGCGCATCTATCGTGGGAGCAGAAGCTGAAAGGAGAGACGGGATTCTTCGAACGTCTGGCCCGGCGCACGCTGACGATGGGTGACGTACGTATCGCCACCATCGCCCCGGATCGCATGCTCGGATTTCAGTCGCTTCTGAATTTTTCGGCCCGTCAGGTAGACGTGCTTCTTCGCGCCGGATATAACGACGCCCGCACGCAGCTCTCTCTTTTCTTTAACCGAACTGACGCCTGA
- a CDS encoding DUF342 domain-containing protein, translated as MTTENQESSRSTPVRLSLENGNLQAVATYQGGPDPSFSEATILQLLADQGVKYGIINEAIDRLTAQIRTMKDRQKLQAVVAQGMFPGESIDGRAEFFITDEPEIKVREDGRTDFRNIRRYKTVAKGQLIARVHPPVRGKDGINVFGEVVDAREPTPAPVRPGDHLQSQQGEAGSIEYLAAIEGIFKHEGETFFVSPELIIEGSAGLETGNLSYNLSIIIRGNVDRGTEILAGKDLTVEGLVETGFLRVAGNITVAGGINSGGKGHILCGGDLSADFIENSHVICDGSIHLRRSILASTVISHGTIDLSEPDSSVIAGGEILHFSDLKVSRIGNQNEIRTIFYPGLHYHNQQIYHTLRDEIQELEKTIVALAEYLRKFKEKLTRLTAARISDDLKREAKERVQQYHKVREAIEKKKALFSTVQNSRRNSAPVKIFVKDAILPGTEFHFKGGIEKIQAPVHHVVLTFFPDRTAPKYEPYPS; from the coding sequence ATGACAACGGAGAATCAGGAATCGTCTCGCTCTACACCCGTCAGATTGTCGTTAGAGAACGGCAACCTGCAGGCCGTAGCCACCTATCAGGGAGGCCCCGATCCGTCGTTCAGTGAGGCGACCATTCTACAGCTTCTCGCCGACCAGGGCGTTAAATACGGCATCATCAACGAGGCCATCGACCGGCTTACCGCTCAGATCCGCACGATGAAGGACAGGCAGAAGCTCCAGGCCGTCGTCGCCCAGGGCATGTTTCCCGGCGAATCGATCGACGGACGGGCTGAGTTCTTTATCACTGACGAGCCCGAGATCAAGGTACGCGAAGATGGCCGCACGGACTTTCGAAACATCCGCCGCTACAAGACTGTGGCAAAGGGCCAGCTCATAGCACGCGTTCATCCGCCTGTGCGCGGCAAGGACGGCATCAACGTCTTCGGAGAGGTCGTCGATGCCCGCGAGCCTACCCCTGCTCCGGTAAGGCCTGGCGATCATCTGCAGTCACAACAGGGCGAGGCCGGCTCCATCGAATATCTTGCCGCTATTGAGGGCATCTTCAAACATGAAGGCGAGACCTTCTTTGTTTCGCCCGAGCTGATCATTGAAGGTAGCGCCGGCCTCGAAACGGGCAACCTCTCTTATAATCTGTCCATCATCATTCGCGGCAACGTCGATCGCGGAACGGAGATCCTTGCCGGCAAGGATCTGACCGTCGAAGGCCTTGTAGAAACGGGCTTTCTACGCGTCGCCGGGAACATCACTGTAGCCGGTGGCATCAACTCCGGCGGTAAAGGACATATACTCTGCGGCGGCGATCTGTCAGCCGACTTCATCGAGAACAGCCACGTTATCTGCGACGGCTCTATTCATCTGCGGCGCTCGATTCTGGCAAGCACCGTCATCTCTCACGGTACCATTGACCTGAGCGAACCCGATTCATCGGTCATTGCCGGAGGTGAGATCCTGCATTTTTCTGATCTGAAAGTCTCGCGCATCGGCAATCAGAACGAGATTCGAACGATCTTTTATCCGGGATTGCACTATCACAATCAGCAGATCTATCATACGCTACGAGACGAGATACAGGAGCTTGAGAAGACTATCGTCGCCCTGGCCGAATATCTGCGCAAGTTCAAAGAGAAGCTGACACGGCTAACGGCCGCGCGCATCAGCGACGATCTGAAGAGAGAGGCGAAAGAACGCGTGCAGCAGTATCATAAGGTACGCGAGGCCATCGAGAAGAAGAAGGCTCTTTTTTCAACGGTGCAGAATTCGCGTCGCAACAGCGCTCCTGTGAAGATCTTCGTCAAAGACGCCATCCTTCCCGGAACGGAGTTTCACTTCAAAGGCGGCATCGAGAAGATCCAGGCCCCCGTGCATCATGTCGTACTGACCTTCTTTCCCGACCGCACCGCTCCGAAGTACGAACCGTATCCGAGTTAG
- a CDS encoding aldo/keto reductase, with protein sequence MKTRYLSKKGPSVSAIGLGCMGMSEFYGETNDAESTQTLHHALDKGINFLDTADMYGSGHNEELIGKALASYSGDRSGIRLATKFGIQRKPGSYERTINGRPEYVKSACEASLKRLQRDHIDLYYQHRVDTSVPIEETVGAMAELVQEGKVRWLGLSEASEQTIRRAHAVHPITALQTEYSLWTREVEALLPVLEELDIALVAYSPLGRGFLTGTIAKTDELAADDFRRVSPRFNGENMARNQALLEGMQSMATTRGVTPAQLALAWVLAQSDRIVPIPGTRRVGRIDENLQSIEIVLKPEEKRKLDELFDPQKVAGNRYPEAGMKGING encoded by the coding sequence ATGAAAACACGATACCTCTCAAAAAAAGGCCCTTCCGTCTCGGCTATCGGGCTCGGATGCATGGGCATGAGCGAATTCTATGGCGAAACGAACGATGCCGAATCGACGCAAACGCTTCACCACGCCCTGGATAAAGGCATCAACTTCCTTGATACCGCCGATATGTACGGTTCGGGACACAATGAAGAATTGATCGGCAAAGCCCTTGCCTCGTATTCGGGGGATCGCAGCGGAATTCGTCTCGCCACAAAATTCGGAATTCAGAGAAAGCCGGGAAGCTATGAACGCACCATTAACGGTCGCCCCGAATACGTAAAAAGCGCCTGCGAGGCCAGTCTGAAACGTCTGCAACGGGATCATATCGATCTCTACTACCAGCATCGCGTCGATACCTCCGTGCCCATCGAAGAGACGGTTGGCGCCATGGCAGAGCTTGTTCAGGAGGGTAAGGTGCGATGGCTGGGGTTATCCGAAGCATCAGAGCAGACCATCCGTCGCGCTCATGCCGTACATCCCATCACGGCTCTGCAGACGGAGTACTCGCTGTGGACAAGAGAGGTGGAAGCCCTCCTCCCAGTTCTTGAAGAGCTTGATATTGCCCTTGTCGCCTACAGCCCGCTCGGCCGCGGATTCCTGACCGGAACGATCGCGAAGACGGATGAGCTGGCAGCGGACGATTTTCGCAGGGTCTCTCCGCGATTCAACGGCGAGAATATGGCCCGGAACCAGGCCTTGCTGGAAGGTATGCAGAGCATGGCGACGACAAGAGGCGTCACACCGGCTCAGCTTGCCCTTGCCTGGGTGCTTGCTCAATCCGACCGTATCGTTCCCATCCCCGGCACACGGAGAGTCGGCAGAATCGACGAGAATCTACAGTCTATTGAAATCGTGCTGAAACCGGAAGAGAAACGCAAGCTGGACGAGCTCTTTGATCCGCAGAAAGTGGCAGGTAATCGCTACCCGGAAGCGGGCATGAAAGGGATTAACGGGTAG